One Falsihalocynthiibacter arcticus DNA segment encodes these proteins:
- a CDS encoding orotate phosphoribosyltransferase, producing the protein MIPTSHTDATEIARLTAKMLLEIKAVHFNAREPFTLASGLPSPTYIDCRKLISYPRIRSTLMDFLTITVMRDAGFEAFDNVAGGETAGIPFGALVAERMALPMSYVRKKAKGYGRNARIEGEMTEGQRVLLVEDLTTDGGSKLSFVDAIRETGATCAHTAVIFYYGIFPETEKTLGDHGIQLHHLCTWWDVLAEAKDSGAFDAETLTEVEAFLNDPRGWQDAHKT; encoded by the coding sequence ATGATCCCAACATCCCATACCGACGCCACCGAAATTGCGCGTCTTACCGCGAAAATGCTCTTGGAAATCAAGGCGGTACATTTCAACGCGCGGGAGCCGTTCACCCTCGCGAGCGGCCTTCCCAGCCCGACATATATCGATTGCCGCAAGCTGATTTCCTATCCCCGCATTCGCAGCACTTTGATGGATTTCCTGACCATCACGGTCATGCGCGACGCGGGTTTTGAAGCCTTTGACAACGTGGCTGGTGGCGAAACCGCAGGAATCCCCTTTGGCGCATTGGTCGCCGAACGCATGGCCCTCCCGATGAGCTATGTGCGCAAAAAAGCCAAAGGCTATGGCCGCAACGCGCGGATCGAAGGCGAAATGACGGAAGGCCAACGTGTTTTGCTCGTCGAAGACCTCACAACCGATGGCGGCAGCAAATTGTCGTTTGTCGATGCCATTCGCGAAACGGGCGCGACCTGTGCGCACACAGCGGTTATTTTTTACTACGGGATTTTCCCAGAAACCGAGAAAACCCTCGGCGACCATGGGATTCAGCTGCACCACCTCTGTACGTGGTGGGATGTTTTGGCCGAAGCCAAAGATTCTGGTGCCTTTGATGCGGAAACCTTAACCGAAGTCGAAGCCTTCCTCAACGACCCACGTGGTTGGCAGGACGCTCACAAAACTTAA
- a CDS encoding replicative DNA helicase, protein MNEIVPVNNGAGLPATSAEASELSAQPHNIEAEQQLLGAILTNNEVFDRVASVINATHFYEPTHARIYELASHRIAKNMNASPVTLKAFMEDDEGLKELGGPAYLARLAGAAISSFAARDYAQIIYDLAIRRELMGLGREIMDKAANVNVASEPKEQIVEAEQALYAMAEQGQTESGFQSFLKAVTEAVTVANTAYQREGGMSGISMGLIDMDKMLGGLHRSDLLILAGRPSMGKTSLATNIAYNIAKAYKKGKKPDGTEGAIQGGVVGFYSLEMSAEQLATRILSEAAEVPSGQIRNGDMTEEEFRRFVEAAKKLESCPLYIDDTPALPISQLAARARRLKRTHGLDVLIVDYLQLVRPATAKDSRVNEVSEITQGLKAIAKELDIPVIALSQLSRGVENREDKRPQLSDLRESGSIEQDADVVMFVFREEYYKEREKPGDHELDKMAAWQEEMDALHAKAEVIIGKARHGPIGHVELSFEGQFTRFGNLVKAWQSEPNGY, encoded by the coding sequence ATGAACGAAATCGTACCAGTCAACAATGGCGCGGGGCTTCCTGCAACGAGTGCAGAAGCGTCGGAGTTAAGTGCACAACCGCATAATATTGAGGCGGAACAGCAGCTTTTGGGTGCGATTCTCACCAACAACGAGGTGTTCGACCGCGTGGCTTCTGTTATCAATGCCACGCATTTCTATGAGCCGACTCACGCGCGAATCTACGAGCTCGCGTCGCACCGTATTGCTAAAAATATGAACGCGTCACCAGTGACCCTGAAGGCGTTCATGGAAGACGATGAGGGCCTCAAAGAACTTGGTGGACCCGCGTATTTGGCGCGTCTTGCAGGCGCGGCGATTTCCAGCTTTGCGGCGCGCGACTATGCGCAAATTATCTATGATTTGGCGATCCGTCGCGAGCTTATGGGGCTAGGCCGCGAGATCATGGACAAAGCGGCAAATGTAAATGTCGCGAGCGAACCCAAAGAGCAGATTGTTGAAGCCGAACAGGCGCTTTATGCAATGGCCGAGCAAGGGCAAACAGAGAGCGGATTTCAATCCTTCCTCAAGGCTGTGACCGAAGCCGTAACTGTTGCCAATACCGCTTATCAGCGAGAAGGCGGCATGTCTGGTATCTCTATGGGATTGATAGATATGGACAAAATGCTGGGTGGCTTACACCGCTCCGACCTTTTGATCCTTGCCGGACGCCCCTCAATGGGGAAAACCTCACTGGCCACCAACATCGCCTATAACATCGCCAAAGCCTATAAAAAGGGCAAGAAACCTGACGGAACTGAGGGTGCAATTCAAGGCGGCGTTGTAGGGTTCTACAGCCTCGAGATGTCCGCCGAACAACTCGCCACACGGATTCTTTCGGAGGCCGCGGAGGTCCCGTCTGGCCAAATTCGCAACGGTGACATGACCGAAGAAGAGTTCCGCCGATTTGTGGAAGCCGCCAAAAAACTCGAATCCTGCCCGCTTTATATCGATGACACGCCCGCCCTGCCGATCTCGCAATTGGCGGCGCGTGCCCGTCGTTTGAAACGGACGCATGGGCTGGACGTGCTGATTGTGGACTACCTTCAACTCGTGCGCCCCGCCACCGCCAAAGACAGCCGCGTAAACGAAGTTTCCGAGATCACGCAAGGGCTTAAGGCCATTGCCAAGGAACTCGATATTCCCGTCATCGCCCTCTCCCAGCTCAGCCGTGGCGTTGAAAACCGCGAAGACAAACGCCCCCAACTTTCCGACCTTCGGGAATCGGGTTCGATTGAGCAAGACGCCGATGTGGTGATGTTTGTGTTCCGCGAAGAATATTACAAAGAGCGCGAAAAACCGGGCGATCACGAGCTGGACAAAATGGCTGCGTGGCAGGAAGAAATGGATGCGCTCCATGCGAAGGCCGAAGTTATTATCGGCAAGGCGCGTCACGGGCCAATCGGCCACGTCGAGCTTTCGTTTGAAGGGCAGTTCACCCGCTTTGGCAATCTTGTCAAAGCATGGCAAAGCGAACCCAACGGCTATTAA
- the alr gene encoding alanine racemase: protein MSTGKLKIDLNALVDNWRVLDALTEASVETAAVVKANGYGCGAERVAKALLHAGARTFFVATANEGAQVRQAVGPNPKINLFSGHMAGATDMIHDMQLTPMLNSVAQLTRHFEALPGAPFGIQLDTGMSRLGMEAAEWHAVRDIALERSPTLVMSHLACADEPNHSANDAQLQNFRAMTEGVQAPLSLSATGGIFLSSEYHFDLVRPGIGLYGGAPFDAASPVVHLSLPVIQTRDLDVGETVGYGCTWQAEVPSRIATLSSGYADGLPRALSNNATLWFGDIPCPLVGRVSMDLITVDVTHLTEHPDQLDILCRHQGVDDLALSAGTIGYEILTSLGSRHARRYGEVLS from the coding sequence ATGTCGACAGGTAAACTCAAAATTGATCTCAACGCGCTGGTAGATAACTGGCGCGTTCTCGATGCCCTCACTGAAGCTTCGGTTGAAACGGCGGCGGTGGTGAAAGCGAACGGATATGGCTGCGGGGCGGAGCGCGTCGCCAAAGCTCTTCTCCATGCCGGCGCCCGCACCTTTTTCGTGGCAACGGCCAACGAGGGCGCCCAAGTGCGGCAAGCCGTTGGGCCCAATCCAAAAATCAACTTGTTTTCCGGACATATGGCCGGCGCGACAGATATGATTCACGACATGCAACTGACACCGATGCTTAATTCTGTGGCCCAGTTGACCCGCCATTTCGAAGCCCTGCCCGGTGCGCCGTTCGGTATCCAACTTGATACGGGCATGAGCCGTCTGGGCATGGAAGCCGCCGAATGGCACGCTGTGCGCGACATTGCATTAGAGCGATCCCCGACCCTTGTGATGAGCCATTTGGCCTGCGCCGACGAGCCAAATCACTCGGCGAACGATGCACAATTGCAAAACTTTCGCGCCATGACAGAAGGTGTGCAGGCGCCGCTTTCCTTGTCGGCCACAGGTGGTATTTTCCTATCGTCCGAGTACCACTTTGATTTGGTGCGCCCCGGTATTGGCCTCTATGGCGGTGCGCCTTTTGATGCCGCCAGCCCCGTGGTTCACCTGTCGTTGCCCGTGATTCAAACGCGGGATTTGGACGTGGGCGAAACCGTGGGCTATGGATGTACTTGGCAGGCCGAAGTTCCCAGCAGGATTGCCACGCTATCATCGGGCTACGCCGACGGATTGCCACGCGCTCTTAGCAACAACGCGACCCTCTGGTTTGGCGATATTCCCTGCCCGCTGGTAGGCCGTGTTTCGATGGATTTGATCACGGTCGACGTCACCCATTTAACCGAACACCCCGATCAACTCGACATCCTGTGCAGACACCAAGGCGTTGACGACTTAGCGCTTTCTGCAGGAACCATTGGCTATGAAATCCTGACCTCCCTTGGCTCTCGCCACGCGCGGCGCTATGGCGAAGTTCTTTCATGA
- a CDS encoding ABC transporter ATP-binding protein, producing MITLSKIHKTFDSNQVLRGVDLQVPRGESMVIIGGSGTGKSICIKCILGLVTPDSGEIIVDGQNVETAERDAFLARFGMLFQGGALFDSMPIWQNVAFRLLRGGLKRPKAEAREIAIEKLRRVGLSPDVADLFPSELSGGMQKRVGLARAIAAEPEIIFFDEPTTGLDPIMSGVINELIREIVVEMGATAITITHDMSSVRAIADKVAMLHNGVIQWTGPVAQMDQSDDPYLTQFISGSAHGPIESVR from the coding sequence ATGATTACGCTCTCAAAAATCCATAAAACCTTTGATTCCAACCAAGTATTGCGCGGTGTCGACTTACAGGTCCCGCGCGGTGAAAGCATGGTCATTATTGGTGGTTCTGGAACGGGAAAATCCATATGCATCAAATGCATCCTTGGGCTTGTCACCCCAGATTCTGGTGAGATCATCGTGGACGGGCAAAACGTCGAAACCGCCGAGCGGGATGCTTTCCTTGCGCGTTTTGGCATGTTGTTTCAGGGCGGCGCGCTCTTTGATTCTATGCCTATATGGCAGAATGTGGCGTTTCGCCTTTTGCGCGGCGGCCTAAAACGGCCAAAAGCCGAAGCCCGCGAAATTGCCATTGAAAAACTGCGTCGTGTAGGCCTTTCCCCCGATGTGGCCGATCTTTTTCCCTCTGAACTTTCAGGTGGCATGCAAAAACGTGTGGGCTTGGCGCGTGCAATTGCCGCCGAACCCGAGATTATCTTCTTTGACGAACCCACGACGGGTCTAGATCCAATTATGTCTGGTGTTATCAACGAGTTGATACGTGAAATCGTTGTCGAAATGGGGGCAACCGCGATCACAATCACCCACGATATGTCCAGCGTCCGCGCCATTGCCGACAAAGTTGCCATGCTGCATAATGGCGTTATTCAATGGACAGGTCCGGTCGCGCAAATGGATCAAAGCGACGATCCTTATCTCACCCAATTTATCAGCGGCAGCGCACATGGCCCTATCGAATCTGTTCGATAG
- a CDS encoding paraquat-inducible protein A gives MKVLRIANLLLLIAFPIAWFAPLLRAGLLPLFRLSEISVVSGLQSLWKTDMFLALLVTVLALLAPYLKTVGLALVQFDLLDRRVLPALRVLGKLAMADVFLLALYIVVVKGIGVGRVETGWGLYAFTGCVLASFAISFATESLEKRAA, from the coding sequence ATGAAAGTTCTGCGTATTGCCAACCTTTTGTTGCTTATTGCCTTTCCAATCGCGTGGTTTGCTCCGCTTTTGCGAGCGGGCTTGCTTCCACTGTTCAGATTGTCGGAAATATCGGTCGTTTCGGGGCTGCAAAGCCTGTGGAAGACGGACATGTTTCTTGCCCTTTTGGTGACGGTCCTCGCGCTTTTGGCCCCCTACCTCAAAACCGTCGGACTGGCGCTTGTGCAGTTTGATCTTTTGGATCGACGTGTCCTCCCTGCGTTACGCGTTCTTGGGAAATTGGCGATGGCTGATGTTTTCCTGCTCGCGCTCTATATTGTGGTGGTCAAAGGCATCGGAGTTGGGCGGGTCGAGACAGGCTGGGGCCTCTATGCCTTCACCGGATGCGTTCTCGCGAGTTTTGCGATTTCTTTTGCAACTGAGAGCTTGGAAAAGCGCGCGGCTTAG
- the radA gene encoding DNA repair protein RadA — MAKTKNFVCKTCASTYTKWSGKCDSCGEWNTISEEIPFSSGPPSKSLGAKRGSPIALFDLATEEDPPKRTRSGSGELNRVLGGGLVPSSAVLVGGDPGIGKSTLLLQAAASFARAGLKTIYVSGEEASAQVRMRARRLGIQEAPVKLAAETNLRDILTTLEIEKPDLAIIDSIQTMWSDNVDSAPGSVSQVRAACHELTTFAKRKGMAVILVGHVTKDGQIAGPRVVEHMVDTVLYFEGERGHQFRILRAVKNRYGPTDEIGVFEMTGKGLAEVKNPSALFMGDRENPAPGSVVFSGIEGTRPMLVELQALVAPSPHSQARRTVVGWDGSRLAMILAVLESRCGVPFTGLDVYLNVAGGLRVSEPAADLAVAAALLSAREDHSLPSDTVVFGEISLSGALRPVGQTENRLKEAEKLGFSSAIMPSGGKKLDQTGMKISTVSDLTTFVKDVFGDS, encoded by the coding sequence ATGGCAAAAACCAAAAACTTCGTCTGTAAAACCTGCGCGTCAACTTATACCAAGTGGTCGGGAAAATGTGATTCCTGCGGGGAATGGAACACGATTTCCGAGGAAATACCCTTTTCTTCTGGTCCGCCCAGCAAATCCCTTGGCGCAAAACGTGGCAGTCCTATTGCCTTGTTTGATCTTGCAACCGAAGAAGATCCCCCCAAGCGCACCCGTTCAGGATCCGGCGAGTTAAACCGTGTGTTGGGCGGAGGTTTAGTGCCCTCGAGCGCAGTTCTGGTGGGCGGCGATCCGGGTATCGGTAAGTCGACCCTCTTGTTGCAAGCCGCCGCGAGTTTTGCACGTGCTGGCCTGAAAACCATCTATGTTTCAGGCGAAGAAGCCAGTGCTCAAGTCCGGATGCGCGCGCGACGGTTGGGCATCCAAGAAGCCCCCGTCAAGCTCGCTGCTGAAACCAATTTACGCGATATTCTCACAACGCTTGAGATTGAAAAACCCGACCTCGCGATCATCGATTCCATTCAAACCATGTGGTCTGACAATGTCGATTCCGCGCCCGGCTCTGTGAGCCAAGTGCGCGCGGCGTGCCATGAATTGACCACTTTTGCCAAACGCAAAGGCATGGCGGTGATTCTTGTGGGCCACGTCACCAAGGACGGCCAAATCGCTGGCCCCCGCGTGGTTGAACACATGGTCGATACGGTTTTGTACTTTGAGGGCGAACGCGGCCATCAATTCCGCATTCTGCGCGCCGTGAAAAACCGCTATGGCCCGACGGACGAAATCGGCGTCTTTGAAATGACGGGCAAGGGCTTGGCGGAAGTAAAAAACCCCTCGGCGCTGTTTATGGGCGATCGTGAAAACCCCGCACCGGGGTCAGTTGTTTTTTCCGGCATCGAAGGCACCCGCCCGATGCTCGTTGAGCTGCAAGCCCTCGTCGCGCCCTCGCCACATTCCCAAGCCCGCCGCACGGTTGTGGGTTGGGATGGGAGCCGTTTGGCGATGATTTTGGCCGTCCTAGAATCACGTTGCGGCGTGCCGTTTACGGGGTTGGATGTTTACTTAAACGTCGCGGGAGGGCTGCGCGTGTCCGAACCTGCGGCCGACTTGGCTGTTGCGGCGGCGCTACTTTCTGCGCGCGAAGATCATTCTTTGCCCTCTGACACTGTGGTTTTTGGCGAAATTAGCTTATCAGGGGCACTTAGACCCGTTGGACAAACGGAAAACAGGTTGAAAGAAGCCGAGAAACTTGGTTTTAGCTCAGCTATCATGCCTTCGGGTGGGAAAAAACTAGATCAGACGGGAATGAAGATCAGCACAGTGTCCGATCTTACCACTTTCGTAAAAGACGTATTCGGGGATTCTTAA
- a CDS encoding CvpA family protein codes for MEGFTIVDGVVAIVIILSAVLAYSRGFVRETLSIASWVVAAIVAYIFAPKVEPLVREIPILKDMIGGQCELSLMVAFVIVLVIGLVVMAIFTPLFSSMVQRSILGGLDQGIGFLFGAARGVLLVVVSLFIYDWAVTDQTFEVVDNSRSAVIFSSLVGQVGENVPDDVPGWLQSRVNSYLALCEAPADIVPAEAAPAEVVPAE; via the coding sequence ATGGAAGGTTTTACCATAGTAGACGGCGTCGTAGCCATTGTGATTATCCTCTCGGCGGTATTGGCGTATTCCCGTGGTTTTGTTCGCGAAACGCTTTCGATTGCCAGTTGGGTGGTTGCGGCAATTGTGGCCTATATTTTCGCCCCTAAGGTTGAGCCTTTGGTGCGCGAAATTCCCATCCTGAAGGACATGATTGGCGGACAATGCGAATTGTCACTGATGGTGGCGTTTGTCATCGTGCTTGTCATTGGGTTGGTCGTCATGGCGATTTTCACCCCGCTGTTTTCGAGTATGGTCCAACGCAGCATTTTGGGCGGGCTTGACCAAGGCATCGGTTTTCTCTTTGGCGCGGCGCGCGGTGTTCTGCTGGTTGTGGTGTCGCTCTTTATTTACGACTGGGCGGTTACGGATCAAACGTTTGAAGTCGTCGACAACAGCCGCAGTGCCGTGATTTTTAGCTCCCTTGTGGGACAAGTCGGTGAAAATGTACCAGACGATGTTCCGGGCTGGTTGCAGTCACGCGTCAATTCCTACCTCGCACTCTGCGAAGCGCCAGCAGATATCGTACCTGCTGAAGCGGCTCCTGCAGAAGTGGTTCCCGCCGAATAA
- the purF gene encoding amidophosphoribosyltransferase, with the protein MRDMPPSHPFDDDKLKEECGIFGVVGVADAANFVALGLHALQHRGQEAGGIVVHDHEHGFNSARRFGYVRDNFTSHSVMQTLPGPIGIGHVRYSTSGSKGATAIRDVQPFFGEFSMGGAAIAHNGNITNADALRRDLIERGSIFQSSSDSECIIHLMARSMQRNIPERMKDALRSVEGAFSVVAMTRTKLIGVRDPLGVRPLVLGKLGDGWALSSETCALDIVGADFIREIEPGEMVVITEDGVESYHPFEKKPSRFCIFEHVYFSRPDSILGGRSVYETRHQIGVELAREAPVDADLVCPVPDSGTPAAIGYSKESGIPYAMGIIRNQYMGRTFIEPSEQIRNMGVRLKLNVNRALIKGKRVILVDDSVVRGTTSRKIKQMILDAGAAEVHFRIASPPTMWPCFYGVDTPERDKLLAANMNEEEMRVHLGVDSLKFVTLDGLYRAAGVPEGRDAKAPKYCDACFSGEYPVRPTDMMAKGFTLKTAAE; encoded by the coding sequence ATGCGCGATATGCCCCCCAGCCACCCGTTCGATGACGACAAGCTAAAAGAAGAATGCGGAATTTTTGGCGTCGTCGGCGTTGCCGATGCGGCTAATTTCGTTGCACTCGGCTTGCACGCTCTACAACACCGCGGTCAAGAAGCCGGTGGCATTGTTGTCCACGATCACGAACACGGATTTAACTCCGCCCGTCGATTTGGCTATGTTCGCGACAATTTCACCTCTCATTCTGTGATGCAAACCCTGCCCGGGCCCATCGGAATTGGCCATGTGCGCTACTCCACTTCGGGCTCCAAGGGGGCCACGGCCATCCGCGACGTACAGCCCTTCTTTGGTGAGTTTTCCATGGGCGGAGCAGCGATTGCGCATAACGGCAATATCACCAATGCCGATGCCCTAAGACGCGATTTGATTGAACGCGGCTCGATTTTCCAGAGTTCGTCTGATTCCGAATGTATCATCCATCTGATGGCGCGTTCGATGCAACGCAACATTCCCGAACGTATGAAAGACGCGCTCCGATCAGTCGAGGGCGCGTTTTCCGTTGTGGCAATGACACGCACCAAATTAATCGGTGTGCGCGACCCACTTGGTGTGCGCCCGCTGGTTTTGGGTAAGTTGGGCGACGGCTGGGCGCTGAGTTCCGAAACCTGTGCGCTCGACATTGTTGGCGCTGATTTCATTCGCGAGATTGAGCCCGGCGAGATGGTTGTCATCACCGAGGACGGTGTTGAAAGCTATCACCCGTTTGAGAAAAAGCCTTCACGGTTCTGTATTTTCGAACATGTCTATTTTAGCCGTCCAGATTCCATTTTAGGCGGGCGTTCGGTCTATGAAACGCGCCACCAGATCGGTGTAGAACTGGCCCGTGAAGCGCCTGTTGACGCAGATCTTGTGTGCCCTGTGCCCGATTCAGGTACCCCTGCGGCGATTGGATACTCAAAAGAAAGCGGTATTCCCTATGCGATGGGCATCATCCGTAACCAATACATGGGGCGCACGTTTATTGAGCCCAGCGAGCAAATCCGCAACATGGGTGTGCGCCTCAAACTCAACGTCAACCGCGCGCTCATTAAGGGCAAACGGGTAATTTTGGTGGATGACTCAGTTGTGCGCGGCACCACAAGCCGCAAAATCAAGCAGATGATTTTGGATGCTGGTGCTGCTGAAGTCCACTTCCGTATCGCCTCGCCGCCGACAATGTGGCCTTGTTTTTATGGGGTAGACACCCCTGAGCGCGACAAGCTTCTGGCCGCGAATATGAACGAAGAAGAGATGCGCGTGCACCTTGGTGTCGACAGCCTCAAGTTTGTTACACTCGACGGTCTTTATCGTGCAGCGGGCGTTCCCGAGGGCCGTGATGCCAAAGCCCCCAAATATTGCGACGCCTGTTTCTCGGGCGAATATCCCGTGCGCCCGACCGATATGATGGCCAAAGGATTTACCCTAAAAACTGCTGCTGAATAA